A single Anopheles arabiensis isolate DONGOLA chromosome 2, AaraD3, whole genome shotgun sequence DNA region contains:
- the LOC120895263 gene encoding connectin-like has protein sequence MRTISTDRTLAGLMLVLLATLPYATVARSYEKQTVRKGKSAQIVSSAPTITTPLMDLCSEDINMKLACHCSPESHAKAQKASCSIFDGELPRKDYNWLAFHTQTELEHLKFTVRKSGNLTYIPSDVIATLYKLRTLTIEYGIIGDIYPYAFGNLTELRVINLPNNQIVTLHNHSFAHHRSLEELMLENNYIRTIGRDAFVDVPKLIKLNLANNSIVNLHDNGFEELTKLEELRLESNQIAVLAREYFKGLENLKILKLSYNDVDYLGAFVFADLWSLQMLFLDSNRIEKIDERAFDGLTSLNYLHLENNRITTIDSATFTSVSALQLLNLDSNRLSTMTHSHIVPLMDNLVNNSALLSLRDNRFICDCRLSWMYDLSDRTRNEELRESLKSIDCILGLTPEEPTRSPLASSYDFGQLDENGEYIDDSASENDALAKEVPQTVNVLKLGREELPCPEELAGPTGDPNPRESKGLFNLSWNSSAAGDRYGGSSSRVLLAIAAAVALSLVRRLISC, from the exons ATGAGGACGATAAGCACAGACCGTACCCTGGCCGGGttgatgctggtgctgctggccaCCCTGCCCTACGCGACCGTAGCGCGCAGCTACGAAAAGCAGACGGTGCGCAAGGGCAAATCCGCCCAGATCGTGTCCTCGGCACCGACCATCACCACCCCCCTGATGGACCTGTGCTCGGAGGACATCAACATGAAGCTGGCCTGCCACTGCTCGCCGGAAAGCCACGCCAAGGCGCAGAAAGCGTCCTGCTCCATCTTTGACGGCGAGCTGCCCCGCAAGGACTACAACTGGCTCGCCTTCCACACGCAGACCGAGCTGGAGCATCTGAAGTTTACGGTGCGCAAGTCGGGCAACCTGACCTACATCCCGTCGGACGTGATCGCCACGCTGTACAAGCTGCGCACGCTCACGATCGAGTACGGCATCATCGGCGACATCTATCCGTACGCGTTCGGCAACCTGACCGAGCTGCGCGTCATCAACCTGCCGAACAATCAGATCGTCACGCTGCACAACCACTCGTTCGCGCACCACCGGTCGCTCGAGGAGCTGATGCTGGAGAACAACTACATCCGCACGATCGGGCGGGACGCGTTCGTGGACGTGCCGAAGCTGATCAAGCTGAACCTGGCCAACAACAGCATCGTCAACCTGCACGACAACGGCTTCGAGGAGCTGACCAAGCTGGAGGAGCTGCGGCTCGAGTCGAACCAGATCGCGGTGCTGGCGCGCGAGTACTTCAAGGGGCTGGAAAACCTGAAGATCCTGAAGCTGTCCTACAACGACGTGGACTATCTCGGTGCGTTCGTGTTCGCCGACCTGTGGAGCCTGCAGATGCTGTTTCTCGACAGCAATCGCATTGAG AAAATCGACGAGCGTGCCTTTGACGGACTGACCAGCCTGAACTATCTGCACCTGGAGAACAATCGCATCACCACGATCGACAGTGCCACCTTCACCAGCGTGTCGGCCCTGCAGCTGCTCAACCTCGACTCGAACCGGCTGTCCACGATGACGCACAGCCACATCGTGCCGCTGATGGACAATCTGGTGAACAACAGTGCCCTGCTGTCACTGCGCG ACAATCGATTCATCTGTGACTGTCGGCTCTCGTGGATGTACGATCTGAGCGACCGTACGCGCAACGAGGAGCTGCGCGAAAGCCTCAAGAGCATCGACTGCATCCTCGGCCTGACGCCCGAAGAGCCGACCCGTTCGCCGCTGGCCAGCTCGTACGACTTCGGCCAGCTGGACGAGAACGGCGAGTACATCGACGATTCCGCGAGCGAAAACGACGCCCTGGCGAAGGAGGTGCCGCAGACCGTGAACGTGCTGAAGCTGGGCCGCGAGGAGCTACCGTGCCCGGAGGAGCTGGCCGGCCCGACCGGCGATCCGAACCCGCGCGAGTCTAAGGGCCTGTTCAACCTGTCCTGGAACAGCTCGGCCGCCGGTGACCGGTACGGCGGCAGTAGCAGTAGAGTGCTGCTAGCGATAGCCGCGGCCGTGGCGCTCAGTCTAGTGCGTCGATTGATTAGCTGTTAA